The window ataagttggtcacagatttgcaaaatatggatacaacttatgaagatggtgacttggccttgatgttgttggcgtcacttcctgatgagtacgagcaccttgaaactactctactccatggaaatgacgaagtttctcttagaaaagtttgttcggctttgtacaactatgaacaacgaaagcgagaaaaacagaagggcggagaaggagaagcactatttgtgaggggtcgtcctcaaaatcaaacgaggacaaagaagggaatatccaagtcaagatccagacctagcaaagatgaatgtaccttttgtcgagaaaaagggcactggaagaaagattgtccaaagttgaagaataaggccaaaaataacaatagaaaggccattatggattcaaatgtagctgattgtgatgattcagacttctcattagttataacagagtcatcaacatcatcagacatatggttgatggactcggcttgtagctatcatatgtgtcccaacagggactggttcgtggaatttcaagaaggagaatatggagtcgtccacacagcggataacaaccctcttacctcatatgcattggttcaatacgattaaggaaccatgatggaatgatcagaacattgacagatgttcgatatgtaccggatttgaagaagaatctcatctctgtgggagccttagaatcaaaagggttcaaaatcattgcagaaaatggagtgatgagagtatgctctggtgcactagtggtaatgaaggctaatcggaagaataataatatgtaccgctatcgtggcagtacagttattggggcagcgacagtgacatccagtgatgacaaagaagcagaagcaaccaagctatgtcacatgcgcttgggacatgctggggaaaatccttgaaaactctatcagatcaaggattgttaaaaggagtcaaggcttgcaacttggagttttgtgagcattgtgttaaagggaaacagacaagggttaaatttggtacagcgatccataatactaaaggcattttggattatgtacactctgatgtttggggtccttccaaaacaccttcattgggtgggaagcactattttgtaacttttgttgatgatttttcccgaagagtgtgggtgtatacaatgaaaaacaaagatgaagtgatgggaatttttctcaaatggaagacgatggtggagaatcaaacaggcaggaggatcaagtgtattcacacagacaatggaggtgaatacaaaaatgatcatttcaataaggtctgtgaaaatgatgacatcgtccgacacttcactgttagacatacaccacaacagaatggagtggcagaacgtatgaaccggaccttgctggagaaggtacggtgtatgttgtccaatgctggcttgggcaaagaattttgggctgaggcagttacatatgcatgccacctcattaatcgcttaccatctgctgctatttatgtcaaaacaccatttgaaaaatggtatggaaagcctgctttagattatgactctttgcacgtgtttggctcaactgcatattatcatgtgacggagtcaaaattggatccaagggcaaagaatgctatttttatgggaattccttctggagtcaaaggatatcgcttatggtgtcctatgacaaagaaagtaatatttagcagggatgttacctttgatgaatctgctatggtaaataaggtaacagaagacactaaacaaaataaaggtgcttctaagcaggtggagtttgagggaaaatttatttttcctacacaagaagcagaggaggaaacaaatgaagattaccctctggaagaagagctagtagaggagattccaactcaggaacctcaacaacaacttgaatcaatagcaaccagcaggccaaaaaggacaataatgaaacttgttcgtctcatagagacggttgcttgtgcaacctcaattgtagttgatgatgttcctaccacttataaagatgttGTCATAAGTTCataagaagataagtggaggattgccatgaatgatgaaatacagtcccttcatcagaatcatacatggagattggccaatctcccgaagggaaagaaagcaattgggtgcaaatgggtatttgcaaagaagaaaggatttcctaaccaagtagatgttcgctacaaagcaagattggtggccaaaggatatgctcaaaaggagggaattgattataatgaagtattttctccagttgtaaaacgttcctccattagaattatgttggctttggtagcacaattggatttggaactagttcagatggatgtaaaaactgcgtttttacatggaaacttggagcaggaaatctacatgactcagccagaaggattcaaagttgctggaaaagaaaatatggtgtgcaaacttgaaaaatcattgtacggattgaaacaatcttctagacaatggtacaagcgatttgacgagtttatgttgcggcaagggtacaagagaagcaaatacgatcattgtgtgtatttgcgcaagcttaaagatggttcctttgtatatcttctcctatatgttgatgatatgttgatagcttccaagaattcggaagaaattgataagttaaagattcaactgaagaaggagttcgagatgaaggatttgggtgaggcaaagaaaattcttggcatggagataattagagatagacgttcaaagaaactctgtttatctcaaaaggaatatttgaagagagtacttcaacgttttgtcATAGATGACAAgtctaagccagttagtactccacttgcatcccattttaagctaagtactattatgtcgccaattgatgaagctgaacgagagtatatgtcaaaggtaccatacgcaaatgttgttggtagcttgatgtatgcaatggtttgcacaaggcctggcatttcacaagctgttaaagttattagcagatatatgcacaatccagggaaggagcattggcaagctgtgaagtggattctacggtatattcataatactatagatgtcgggttagtttttgagcaggaagacaatcagtctgtagttggatattgtgactcagattttgcgggtgatctggacaaacgaagatcaactactggttatgtgtttacttttgcaaaggcaccagttagttggaagtctactttgcagtcaacagttgctttgtctacaacagaggcagagtacatggctattacagaggctgtgaaagaggcaatttggcttcaaggattgctaaaggagcttggtgttgaacaaaaaggtatcacaattttttgtgatagtcaaagtgctattcaattagcgaagaaccaagtttatcatgcaaggacgaagcacattgatgttcggtatcatttcgtacgagaaatcatagaagaaggtggagtcacggtgaagaaaattcatactacggagaatcctgttgatatgctgacaaaggtggtgactgcggtcaagtttcaacattgtttggatttgatcaacattgttgaaaactgaaaattgaagatgaagacacaatcaaaatttgttattgagagaaaattgaagatgtggaattttcccaaggtggagatttgttaaaGTAGTTGGCAGAaatgtttgtcccacatcggtgggaaatgaatagttggggggattttccccctataaaagaaggcttaatatttaggatttaaacacacctctcatttgccttctcatctgtttatggcatttgtatcttctctctttagtattatttcacttgatttttggagtggaataaaatattggttgtgtccgaagagtaggcaaaattagccgaacctcgtaaattctggtgttccttttattgttgttttattgtcttagttattatttggtggctgtcataatttttagtatagtagttgtgacttattcacactatatacatttggcttccgcaacaaatTTGTCGTTTAATTTTTTGTCGAGTCTGAATTTCTCTTCGAGATGTTGAGACACAGATAGATATTATGTTTGGCCTATGTGATGTGCATATGCATTTACCTGGTTTGTCTGTTATTTTACAAAAGTAGAGATGTTATGGGTGGTCAATATTGGAGTTCTTAACATTGAAAAAAATTGCATTGTTGGTCTTCCTAATAAGAGATCAACAGTGGTGTGTCTAatattttggggcaaattaaattgtGTTTATTCCATAAGACTTTATAGTGTGATACCTTGTAAAATTCTGAAATTTAATAGTCCCAAATAAACCACCTAGAGCAGGAAAAAAATTGATTTCATACTCTATTTTTTCAAAAGATACCGAGTTGTATAGAAGCCTCTGTTTTAGtgttttccttcttttaaaattttaatgtGTAATAAATCTCTTCTATAAACTTTATAAGGAAAATTATATGAATATACTTACTACTTAATATAGCAATTGGATGTAAATGCTAAGTCAATGGCAAGTGCTTATAAACTCAACAGTAGGCAAACTTTCATGATAAACAAACTCTTCATATGACAGTAATCTCTAATGTCATGATAAAATAGCACTATTAAATGTTTGCTGCtgcttttggcttgaagaatagAAAACATTGTCTTGATTCCTTGTTTTACTTATTCATtacatgtttttcaatgcatACTGACAAGATAATGAGCAAGAAAGTGACACAAGATAACAATAGCGAAAAGGCTAAATGGGATGCAAAAACAACAGAATTGTTTTTTAAATTTATGTGTGGAAGAAATTACTGCTGGAAATCGTCCTGGCACTCATTTTAGCAGAATAGGGTGGTCTAACTTGGTGCAAAAATTTAATGACAAGACTGGAAAAAACTATGATAAGACCAAACTGAAGAACAAATGGGATAGTTTGAAACTTATTTGGAAAGATTGGGATACTTTAGTTGGAAAGGAGACTGGACCGCGAGAAAAAGACGGTTCAAGCGAGTGTTGAATGGTGGAGTAGGAAGATAAAGGTATTAAGAATTCTTAAATATATTTTCGCTTAAACataatgaattattattttgtttcgaacactaatatattttaaattattcttCCATGAATATAGGAGAACTCAAATGTAGAGAAATTCAGAGATAAAGGTTTACAATGTCGAgagttgatggaattttgttttaaagatgTTGTTGCCACTGGCGAACATGCATGGGCGCCATCATCTGGAGTTTTATCCGATAACATACATGGAAGTAATTGGTTTCAACCTGAGAAACAATTTGAGTTTGAAACTCCAACAAGTAATGAGGAGCTTATTATGGAGGATGACTTAAGAAGTAATACAGGAGAAGGATTGGATCATATTAACTTGGAAGAACCAGAAGTAACTGAAAAAAGAGAGACAAATGAGAGTGGtgataaaactaaaaaaaagaagGCATCATCAATTAcaactgaaaaggaaaaaagtaAAGTCAGTACTAGTTTAAGGATCACGTCATCAATTGAGAGAATTGCAGAAGTTGTGGAATTGCGTTTTGCAATTATTGTGGGGTCAAAAGACACTCCACTCAGTATTAAGAGTGTTATGGATATTGTTCGTAATTTACCTGGTATGATTGTTGGTAGTGATTTATGGTGGAAAGCGAGTATGTTACTAGTTAAGCAATCAATGAGAGAAATATTCTCAGCACAAGAAGACCCAGAGTTGCAATTGCTATGGTTAGAAAAGATGTCCGAACTACACAAAGACTAGAGATATAAGATGTTTTagtttttgtaattattttttgtGCATATTTTGATTATCCTAACCTGTTTTTGGGATCTCTATGTAACAATATATACATGAACTGCTTTCCTTGGAGACTAAcctggaaaaggaaaaaagaaatagaCAGCTTTAGTTATTGGCAGAAAGAAAAAAAGGCGCTCCCACAAAAGGAAATGTCTCTACTTATCGTTGAGGCATTTGATTCGTTAGATTGAAAGATCATACCTGTATGCTTCTTGGGAATATTAAATCCTTGTGTAATATATTTGAGAATGTCTTTTGCCTTGTCTTTCCCCTGAATGGTATGTAACCATACATCATTTCATGTAAAAGAATGCCTGCCAAGCATTTCATGTATATAAGTTGTTATTAATTATGTAGTGTTTGTTTGGAAATGAAGTTCTTATTAGATAAGTATTGtttgtttttatcttttcttacagatgttattgaaaaaatataataatgacgATGTTGATGAAGAAGTTCTTATAATTTGTGATGATATTGATGATGTTTTTGATTTGGCAATTAGCGGTGTAACTCTTGCAGCAGAGTATTACTTAAGATTTTGTTTAAAGACTCCAAGCAGGACTTCTTTTCATACAGGTTTTCATTTTGTTAAAGAGATGCTTGAAGGGCATGATAAGCGTTGTTATGAGATGTTTAGAatggaaaaatatatttttctgctATTCTGCAAAACGTTAAATGAACAGTATGGCTTAGAATCAACAAGAAACATAATCGTAGAGGAGATGGTTGTTATGTTCCTAATGATGGTAGGACATGGGGTAGGGAATCGAATGATTCAAGAACGATTCCAACACTTTGGGGAGACAGTTAGCAGATATTTTCATCAAGTTTTACTAGCATGTTTGAAATTGGCTACGGACATCATTAAGCCAAAAGATCCAGCTCTTTCTGATGTTCACACTAAATTAAGAGAAGATAATAGGTACTGtccatattttaaaaattatattggaGCTATAGATGACACACATGTACCTTGTATTGTTCCTTCTAAGGATAAAGTATATCggtaggaaaagtttcacttcacAAAACGTAATGGTCGTATGTGATTGGGACATGTGCTTCACTTTTGTATGGCCAGGGTGGGAAGGTACTACACATGATGCTAGAATATTTGATCAAGCACTTAGAAGACAAAATCTTAATTTTCCCCATCCTCCAGCAGGTAAGTAACCCTAAAATTATGTCTTGTAAATTCCCATGCTATTGATATTATTTTTCATATCAATTCATTACTGATATTTTTCTTACTTGAATTAGGTAAATATTATTTAGTTGATTCAGGATATCTAACAATGTTGGGCTACTTAGGACCATATAAGGGCGAACGTTATCATCTCTCTGATTTTGGACGTAATTCAAGTTTCAGAAATCCGAATGaggttttcaattttttccatTCTAGCTTGAGATGTACAATTGAACGAACATTTGGAGTTTGGAAAAATAGATTTTCTATTTTACGTTCAATGCcatctttcaagtttgacacTCAGGTTCATCTTGTTACATCTACTATGGCTATACATAATTTTATACGAAGAAACTCTTACACCGATGTTGAGTTTGACCATTATGCAAATGAAGATAATATGCCAGagcttgaagaagaagatgggCAATCAGACATTCACTCAGAAATGCAAGGAATGTCTTCTAATGTTATGGAGTTATTACGTAATAGAATTAGAGATGATATTATTGAGAACTCTCCTAATGTATAAgtgtttcttcttatttttaggataattttctattatgtttgtgatttttgttggggtgaatacttttatatttgttaaataattattgaaatatttaaatcatcttgaaagaataaagtactttttaattattatttttccatatttacttaaattaaatttaaaaacttAATTGTTATCTTGGTAATAAATCTTTAAGATTATTTATCTACTTATATAATATTCACTCCTAAgcaaatctattcatgtccttatttgtaatttgtcacttaaaagaattttttgaaaagcttggccaaacacaaatcattgctcaaaagtgcttttcaaattgattagccaaacacaaactgcttctctgc of the Nicotiana tabacum cultivar K326 chromosome 7, ASM71507v2, whole genome shotgun sequence genome contains:
- the LOC142162145 gene encoding uncharacterized protein LOC142162145 produces the protein MLLKKYNNDDVDEEVLIICDDIDDVFDLAISGVTLAAEYYLRFCLKTPSRTSFHTGFHFVKEMLEGHDKRCYEMFRMEKYIFLLFCKTLNEQYGLESTRNIIVEEMVVMFLMMVGHGVGNRMIQERFQHFGETVSRYFHQVLLACLKLATDIIKPKDPALSDVHTKLREDNRYCPYFKNYIGAIDDTHVPWWEGTTHDARIFDQALRRQNLNFPHPPAGKYYLVDSGYLTMLGYLGPYKGERYHLSDFGRNSSFRNPNEVFNFFHSSLRCTIERTFGVWKNRFSILRSMPSFKFDTQVHLVTSTMAIHNFIRRNSYTDVEFDHYANEDNMPELEEEDGQSDIHSEMQGMSSNVMELLRNRIRDDIIENSPNV